Part of the Undibacter mobilis genome is shown below.
ATCATCAACTGCCATCTCGCCACCGGCCGCATCGGCCGGGCGGGCATGGGACCGTTTTCGCTTACTGGGCAACCTAACGCGATGGGTGGAAGGGAAGTAGGAGGTTTGGCCAATCAGCTTGCCGCACATATGACCTTCGGTCATGAATCGGTCGACCGCGTCGGCCGGTTCTGGAACGCCAAGGCGATGGCGCGGCGCGAGGGGCTCAAGGCGGTCGATATGTTCGACGCCATTTCGCGCGGCGAAATCAAGGCCTTGTGGGTCATGGCGACCAACCCGGCGGTGTCGTTGCCGCGCGCCGGCCACGTCCGCGCCGCGCTGGAAAAGCTCGACCTGCTGGTGATTTCCGACAACGTCGCTGGCAACGACACCGTGCGCGCCAACGCCCACGTCCTGCTGCCGGCGGCGGCCTGGGGCGAAAAGGACGGCACGGTGACCAATTCGGAACGTCGCATTTCGCGCCAGCGCGCCTTCCTGCCGCTTCCCGGCGAGGCGAAGCCGGATTGGTGGATCGTCACCCAGGTGGCGCGGCGGATGGGCTTTGCCGAGGCCTTTGCCTACCAAAGCGCCGCCGACGTATTCCGCGAACATGCCGCGCTGTCGGCCTTCGAAAACCATGGCACGCGCGCCTTCGACATCGGCGGCCTCGCTTCGCTCAGCGACGACGAATTCGATGGATTGAAGCCGGTGCAATGGCCGGCGCGCACCGCCACGCCGCACGAGGACTCACGCTTTTTCGCCGAGGGTGGCTTTTTCACGCCCGACGGCAAGGCGCGCATGATCGCGCCGGAGATGCCGCGGCCGCATGCGGCGCTTTCACCTGAGTTTCCGTTCCGCCTCAACACCGGCCGCATCCGCGACCAGTGGCATACCATGACGCGCACCGGGTTGAGCCCGAAGCTCGGCGGGCATCTGCCGGAACCGTTTGTCGAAGTCCATCCAGATGACGCCATGCAGGCGGGCTTGGTAGCCGGCGGCTTTGCGCGCGTCACATCGCCCTATGGTTCGTGCGTACTGAAAGTGATCATCAGCGAGGGACAGCGGTGCGGCTCGCTGTTTGCACCGATCCACTGGAGCGGCGAGACCGCGTCGTCGGCGCGTATTGGCGAATTGGTGACGCCTGCGACCGATCCTTACTCCGGCCAGCCGGAAGCCAAGGCAACACCGGCAACGATTGAACCGGTCGCGTTCAAATATCGCGGCTTTGCCTTGTCACGTGGACGCCTCTCGCTGCCCGAACCCACCTGGTGGGCGCGCGCTGCCGTCGCGCGCGGGCAGGGCCTGCTGCTCGCCTCCAACGATACGCCGGAAGCGTGGCGTGCAATCTCCGCTTCGATGTTCGCCGGTACTGAGATTGCCGAATTTGTCGACGCAATCGGTGACATCTATCGTATGGCGGCCTTTGCCGATGGCCGTCTGGTCGGCTGTCTGTTTGTCGGCCCCTCCGGAAATGCGCCGCAATGGGATGTTGTGAAGTCGCTGTTCGAGGCTGAAGCTGTCGGCGAAACGCAGCGCCGCGGCATGCTTTCCGGCAAATCCACCGATGGTATCGCCGATCCTGGCCCGGTGGTGTGCGCCTGTTTTGGCGTTGGCCTCAACACCATCTGCAACGCGCTGGCGGACGGCACTGCGGCGAATGTCGAGAGCATCGGCAAGGCGCTGCGCGCCGGCACCAATTGCGGCTCGTGTTTACCAGAACTCAAGAAGCTTGTGAGCCAGAGGAGTGTCGATCATGTCCGCGCCGCGCAAGCCGTCTGAATCGAAGCCGGATAGAATGACGAAGCTGTCTCGCCTGCCGGTGTTCTTCGCATTGTCCGGCAAACGGGTTGTTCTCGTGGGCGGTTCGCATGCTGCGGCCTGGAAGGCGGAATTGATGTCGGCCGCCGGCGCGCGTGTTGAGGTCTTTGCTGAAGCGTTCTCCGACGAGATGCGCGCGGTGGCGCTCGATCCGCCGGATGGCGAGATCGTGCTGATCGAGAGGGCGTGGACGCCCGATGATGTGTACGGTGCTGCCATCGCGATTGGTGCCTTCGAGGTCGATGAAGGCGCGGCGGTTTTCGCTCAAGCCGCGCGCGCGCATGGCATTCCGGTCAATGTCATCGACAAGCCGGCCTTCTGCGATTTTTCTTTTGGGGCCATCGTCAACCGCTCGCCGCTGGTCATCGGCATTTCGACGGATGGTGCCGCGCCGGTATTTGCGCAGGCGATCCGGGCCAAGCTCGAGGCGCTGCTACCAAACGGCTTCACGGACTGGGCGGCCGCAGCGTCGCGCTGGCGCGACAAGGTGAAGGCCTCGGGCCTGTCGTTCACCGGCCGCCGCAAGTTCTGGCAGGTGTTCACGGCCCATGCGGTGACCCATGCCGAAACTTTGCCATCGGAATCGGACTTCGACCGCTTTGTCGCCGAGGTGAAGGGCCTGGGCGCCGCGGTCGAAAGCGGTACCGTCACGCTTGTCGGGGCAGGACCAGGCGATCCCGAGCTGCTGACCTTGCGCGCCGTGCGGGCGCTGCAATCCGCCGACGTCATTCTCTTCGACGATCTGGTGTCGCGCGGCGTGCTGGACTTCGCGCGACGCGAGGCGCGGAAGCTGCTGGTCGGCAAGACTGGTTTCGGCCCGTCCTGCAAACAGGACGACATCAATACGCTGATGCTGTCGCTGGCGAAGCAAGGCAAGCGCGTGGTGCGCCTGAAGGGCGGCGATCCGCTCATCTTCGGTCGTGCGGGCGAGGAACTCGATGCCTGCAATGCGGCCGGCATCAGGGCCGAGATCGTGCCAGGCATCACGGCGGCGCAAGGCGCGGCGGCCTCGCTCGGTCTGTCCCTGACTGACCGAAAGCATGCGCGACGTTTGCAATACATCACCGGCCACGCGCAAAGCGGCCAACTGCCCGACGACATCGACTGGCAAGCACTCGCCGATCCGGTAACGACGACTGCGATCTATATGCCGGTACGCACGCTTGATTCACTGGTCTCGCGTGCGCTCGCCGCCGGCCTCGATCCGCAAACACCCGCCGTCGCCATCGCGCGCGCGACTCGGCCGGATCAGCAGGTGATCCGCAGCGGGATTTCAGATCTTCCCGCGCTTATTGCCGCCGCCAAACTTCCTGGGCCCGTCATCGTTATGCTTGGTCGGGCCTTTGCGCGACAAGCTGCACCCGCGTCGCGCATCGCCGCGCAGGCCTGACGCCGGGCGCGCTCATAGGCGACCTGCCAGCGCCATTCTGAAGCTGACCGCTCAAAAGCCATGACTCGCCGCCGCAGGTGCAAGGCCGTCGGCTATAAGGGGTTGACGGAGATCGAGATATTCTGGCGCAAAACTGGCGGATGAAGCCGCACGATGAAGGGATAAAAACATGAATTGCGCGCTACAACATCATGTTCAAGTGCGCTATATGGGCCTCCTGCGCGCCCGTAGCTCAGCTGGATAGAGCATCAGACTTCGAATCTGAGGGTCGGGAGTTCGAATCTCTCCGGGCGCGCCAGCACTTCAGGGCCTGTTCCGCGCGGCGGCCAACGTCGCCATCAACCGTTGTCGCCGGTATCACAACTAACGGAAGCTTTTCGATATTGGCGTTGCATTACACGAACGTCCTCAACAATCTTGTCCAGGAGTACGTGGCGCGCACGCCAGGCCCCTCGCTTGGTCGGCGTTACCTCATCAATGGAACGCCGACGCAACTGTGCCGGCAGCTTAAACGCATAGGGTCCGTTCGGCGTCGCGCCCAGTTCAATCCAATAGCGATCGTAGTCCGCGACCCATTTCCGCGCACGATAAACTCTGCTGCTGGCATGCCCAAGGTTTGATGCTGTCATGATTTCAGCGGCGTCGAAGCTCTCCTTGAGGGCGTATATGACGTGCATCAGAAGGTCTTTTGGTCTCAGTCCGAAAAGGTCCTTGGTCACGTGAACTGTCAATGTCTTTCCATAGTGCTTGGCACTTCCTTGCAGACCGCCGATCCAGAGGCATCGATGCCCATCTTTTTGATCGGGGCCGATCGCGAAGGTCGTGGTCGCAACCGTGACTTGGTCGTTCTGGACAAGCAGTCTACACGTCAGTTCCCCTTCCCGCGACCACAGGGGACTTCGTTCCAGCCTCAGCTCGTAGTGGTTGCCGCTTCGGCCCACGAAGTCAGCAAGGGTCAGGTGACTTCCGGCAATAAGATCGCGCACATGCTGGCCGCCCATGACATTTAGAAGCGCGTCGTAATGGTAAGCGAGAATGTGTGATCGCTGCGCCGGCCGCAAATTGTTGCACAGGAAATGCCGTGCCGGTTTGTTGGCCAGATCGAAGGGAATCGTATCGACGCGTGAGCGGCTGCAGATGTCGTGAAGGTCGATGAACCAGGCGCGCATGCTGTGCGGAGCACGAAGAAACCTGAAAATCATGCGGCGCTTTTCTTTTGCGCTGGCGTGCCCCAACCGCGCCAGTACTGAGAAGAAGATCCAAAACCTTGTCCGAGGTATTGAACCAATCGGCCGCGATGCGGCGCTCGCCGTACTTCGGCGACCGAAAGAGAATTCCATTTTCCTGCCCGTAAGACGTTGCGTTGAGCCCAGCAAATCAACGCAAGCGGCTTATAGGTTGAGGTGTCCGAGATTCTATCGAGATGATATGGAGGTTCGATGGAGGCGTGATGGATGCGCGTCTATCCTCAAGGCGCCCGCCGATGCAGCCAGTCGCGCTCTTCAGTTCTGCCGATTGGCAAGCGTAGCTATGGTCGCTGGGCTGTTCTGAGGAGATCGTTTGCCTTCGTCATATGTGGGCCGGTGTTTGTGTCGACGATCTCCGGTTTCAGAGTATCGATGTATCCGTCCCATCCCCCGCCAAGTGCTTTGTTGAGCGCAATGTAGCTGGTTGCGATCAGAATTCGGCTTTGGAGGAGGGTGTCCTCGGCGCCATAGAGTGAGCGTTCGGCGGTCAGTACATCGAGAAAGCTCGACGATCCGGCTCGGTAGAGAGATTGCGACAAGCTTGCAGCCTGCCGATAAGCCGTCGCGGCTTCGCTGAGCGTGCGGCCGCGGGAGCGTTCCTGGGCAAGCGACACCAGGGCATCTTCGACCTCCCTGAGGGCGATGAAGACGGAGGACCGGTAGGCCACGAAGTGCTGGTCGCGTTGCGCTTGCGCAACTTCGACGGCAGCCCGCAACTTGCCGCCGTTGAAAATCGGGACGCTCACGGTCGGGCCGAACGACCAGCTGATCGACGAGTTCTTGCCGAGATCGCCTAGTTTGGTTCCTGCTGTCGCGATGTTTCCGGTCAGACTTACGCTGGGGTACAGTGCGGCCTCTGCCTGCCCAATCCTGGCGGTGTATTGCGCATATTGACGTTCCGCGGAGCGGACGTCGGGACGCGCGAGCAGGATGTTGGCCGGGACGCCGGCCGGGACCGGTAGTTTCGGCGTCGGAATCGGCCTGGCTTTCGCCAAGCGGCTGTCGAGGGCCGCTGGTGGCCGGCCGGTCAGTACGGACAGTCGATGCACAGCCTCTGCATAAGATATCTCAAGCGTTGGAATCAGCGCACGCGTGGTTGCTGCCTGTCCTGTTGCGTTTGCCACATCGGCGGCCGTCGCGGTGCCCGCCGCCAGTCGATTGCGTGTGATTTGGGTCGTTTCGTCCTGGGACAACGCGGTCCGTCGGGCCAGGGCGATCCGCGCCTGATATCCGCGCACCTGGACGTAATTGGACGCAACGTCGCCGACGAGGGTTAACAGTACGCTCCGGAGATTCTCGTCGGCGGCATCGACGCCATAGGCAGCCGCTTCGACCGACCGCCGGTTCGCGCCAAACAGATCGAGTTCCCAGCTTGCGTCGAAGCCCGCTTGATACAGACTACCGGTGCTGGCGGACGCGGGTTGAGATGGCGCCGACATATTGCCATTAGCGGAAGAGTTGGCGGTTGCCTGAGATGGGGCACTCGCGCCTTTTGAATGCCTGACCGAATCGC
Proteins encoded:
- a CDS encoding nitrate reductase translates to MNAPAQHPPAVRTTCPYCGVGCGVLAKPDSHGGAVIAGDPEHPANFGRLCSKGSALGETLGPETRLLHPMVQSGGALVRTSWDHALDRVANGFARTAREHGPDSVAFYLSGQLLSEDYYVANKLMKGFIGTANVDTNSRLCMASSVAGHRRAFGADTVPGCYADLDRADLIVLVGSNAAWCHPVLYQRMMANKRERGAKLIVIDPRRTATAEEADLFLAVAPGMDTALFCGLLVHLSETQAFDFAYIDVHTTGFAEALTRAQDIAPDVKKTATLTGLATADVARFFEMFTSTPKVVTCYSQGVNQSAQGTDKVTSIINCHLATGRIGRAGMGPFSLTGQPNAMGGREVGGLANQLAAHMTFGHESVDRVGRFWNAKAMARREGLKAVDMFDAISRGEIKALWVMATNPAVSLPRAGHVRAALEKLDLLVISDNVAGNDTVRANAHVLLPAAAWGEKDGTVTNSERRISRQRAFLPLPGEAKPDWWIVTQVARRMGFAEAFAYQSAADVFREHAALSAFENHGTRAFDIGGLASLSDDEFDGLKPVQWPARTATPHEDSRFFAEGGFFTPDGKARMIAPEMPRPHAALSPEFPFRLNTGRIRDQWHTMTRTGLSPKLGGHLPEPFVEVHPDDAMQAGLVAGGFARVTSPYGSCVLKVIISEGQRCGSLFAPIHWSGETASSARIGELVTPATDPYSGQPEAKATPATIEPVAFKYRGFALSRGRLSLPEPTWWARAAVARGQGLLLASNDTPEAWRAISASMFAGTEIAEFVDAIGDIYRMAAFADGRLVGCLFVGPSGNAPQWDVVKSLFEAEAVGETQRRGMLSGKSTDGIADPGPVVCACFGVGLNTICNALADGTAANVESIGKALRAGTNCGSCLPELKKLVSQRSVDHVRAAQAV
- the cysG gene encoding siroheme synthase CysG — translated: MSAPRKPSESKPDRMTKLSRLPVFFALSGKRVVLVGGSHAAAWKAELMSAAGARVEVFAEAFSDEMRAVALDPPDGEIVLIERAWTPDDVYGAAIAIGAFEVDEGAAVFAQAARAHGIPVNVIDKPAFCDFSFGAIVNRSPLVIGISTDGAAPVFAQAIRAKLEALLPNGFTDWAAAASRWRDKVKASGLSFTGRRKFWQVFTAHAVTHAETLPSESDFDRFVAEVKGLGAAVESGTVTLVGAGPGDPELLTLRAVRALQSADVILFDDLVSRGVLDFARREARKLLVGKTGFGPSCKQDDINTLMLSLAKQGKRVVRLKGGDPLIFGRAGEELDACNAAGIRAEIVPGITAAQGAAASLGLSLTDRKHARRLQYITGHAQSGQLPDDIDWQALADPVTTTAIYMPVRTLDSLVSRALAAGLDPQTPAVAIARATRPDQQVIRSGISDLPALIAAAKLPGPVIVMLGRAFARQAAPASRIAAQA
- a CDS encoding DUF535 family protein; this encodes MEFSFGRRSTASAASRPIGSIPRTRFWIFFSVLARLGHASAKEKRRMIFRFLRAPHSMRAWFIDLHDICSRSRVDTIPFDLANKPARHFLCNNLRPAQRSHILAYHYDALLNVMGGQHVRDLIAGSHLTLADFVGRSGNHYELRLERSPLWSREGELTCRLLVQNDQVTVATTTFAIGPDQKDGHRCLWIGGLQGSAKHYGKTLTVHVTKDLFGLRPKDLLMHVIYALKESFDAAEIMTASNLGHASSRVYRARKWVADYDRYWIELGATPNGPYAFKLPAQLRRRSIDEVTPTKRGAWRARHVLLDKIVEDVRVMQRQYRKASVSCDTGDNG
- a CDS encoding efflux transporter outer membrane subunit, with amino-acid sequence MLTGCAIEIPLDAPKAAPPAQPPPAPSKSTGGSSFAATLLVLVATTLSGCAVGPDYQMPQLATPAQWSQAEATKSSRPPELAQWWTRLRDPLLDQLVDEAVNGNLDVATAKARIREARAGYRQAVGALFPTIANSDSVRHSKGASAPSQATANSSANGNMSAPSQPASASTGSLYQAGFDASWELDLFGANRRSVEAAAYGVDAADENLRSVLLTLVGDVASNYVQVRGYQARIALARRTALSQDETTQITRNRLAAGTATAADVANATGQAATTRALIPTLEISYAEAVHRLSVLTGRPPAALDSRLAKARPIPTPKLPVPAGVPANILLARPDVRSAERQYAQYTARIGQAEAALYPSVSLTGNIATAGTKLGDLGKNSSISWSFGPTVSVPIFNGGKLRAAVEVAQAQRDQHFVAYRSSVFIALREVEDALVSLAQERSRGRTLSEAATAYRQAASLSQSLYRAGSSSFLDVLTAERSLYGAEDTLLQSRILIATSYIALNKALGGGWDGYIDTLKPEIVDTNTGPHMTKANDLLRTAQRP